Proteins encoded within one genomic window of Candidatus Bathyarchaeum sp.:
- a CDS encoding glutaminyl-peptide cyclotransferase, with protein MNRQNTAILVILLAIVAVFSVYFVLSSTTNNEATGSQESFYYTYQIVNIYPHDESAFTQGLVIENGILYEGTGRNGDSTLRQVDLETGEVEQQIPLPANLFGEGITVFEDKIVQLTWQSNIGFVYNKTTFELLQTFNYTTQGWGITHNGNSLIMSVGNSTLYFLDPETFQVINQVDVYNKERLVDNLNELEYINGSVYANIWKEDTIVIINPQTGNVTGQIDLTGLKDLVNQINRDVLNGIAYDQNENRLFVTGKLWSKLFEIKLVPVE; from the coding sequence ATGAATCGACAGAACACAGCAATTCTCGTTATTCTCTTGGCTATAGTAGCAGTTTTTTCTGTGTACTTTGTTTTGTCTAGCACCACAAACAATGAAGCCACTGGATCTCAAGAATCATTTTATTACACGTACCAGATTGTCAACATTTATCCCCATGATGAATCAGCCTTCACACAAGGTTTAGTAATTGAAAACGGAATCCTATACGAGGGCACTGGACGTAACGGAGATTCAACGCTTCGTCAGGTAGACCTAGAAACTGGAGAAGTAGAACAACAAATTCCACTTCCGGCTAATCTTTTTGGTGAAGGAATAACCGTTTTCGAAGACAAAATTGTTCAACTGACTTGGCAGTCAAACATAGGCTTTGTTTACAACAAAACTACTTTTGAATTATTACAAACATTTAACTACACAACTCAAGGGTGGGGAATCACCCATAACGGTAACTCATTGATAATGAGTGTTGGCAACTCAACGTTGTATTTTTTGGACCCAGAAACATTCCAAGTAATAAACCAAGTTGATGTTTACAACAAGGAAAGATTAGTAGATAATCTAAACGAGCTAGAATACATCAACGGAAGTGTCTACGCTAACATTTGGAAAGAAGACACAATAGTAATAATCAACCCACAAACAGGAAACGTTACTGGACAAATCGACTTGACAGGTCTCAAAGATTTAGTTAACCAAATAAACCGTGACGTGCTTAACGGAATTGCATACGACCAAAACGAAAACAGGCTTTTTGTCACGGGAAAACTTTGGTCAAAACTTTTTGAAATCAAGTTGGTTCCAGTAGAATAA
- a CDS encoding HIT family protein, with translation MSTSCPFCKISQGEASASMVYEDSNVLAFMDLHPIRVGHTLIICREHWENLYDIPEESLKELIAVVKRVAVAAKKAVGADGIQIIQNNGRSAGQVVMHIHFHVIPMFSESRKTGRFGRVMENRKTLDEMAQKIKENLG, from the coding sequence ATGTCGACGAGCTGTCCTTTCTGCAAGATATCTCAGGGTGAGGCTTCAGCCAGCATGGTCTACGAAGACAGTAACGTTTTGGCCTTTATGGATTTACACCCCATTCGTGTGGGGCATACTTTGATTATCTGTCGGGAACACTGGGAGAACTTGTATGACATTCCCGAAGAATCCTTGAAGGAACTGATTGCTGTTGTTAAACGAGTTGCTGTTGCCGCAAAAAAAGCCGTTGGTGCCGACGGTATCCAAATAATTCAAAACAATGGGCGGTCTGCGGGGCAGGTGGTTATGCACATTCATTTTCATGTTATTCCAATGTTTTCGGAATCAAGAAAAACTGGACGGTTTGGTAGAGTTATGGAAAACCGAAAAACCTTAGATGAAATGGCCCAGAAAATAAAAGAAAATCTAGGATAA
- a CDS encoding metallophosphoesterase has product MMKKRPIIIVLCVPLLTLMLFPAQTKCNTTISQTVFSANDSVMNGLPPGTNFSIFWITDTQYLSESHPTYFTDLCRWIVNNAKNYNVKMVIHTGDIVQDEDNRTQWETANKSMSVLLEADLPYCWNAGNHDYDQTCWIGDEYLAFNPKVMATKPFWVDDYLDGQNTAVQFSVGDMDFLVVNVEYYSSDDVLDWVNKVLDAHANCSSIVGAHAYLNNTGGYGGGEIDIYPWQTKFKEGVLDVHSNVFLTLSGHFHPSSGSRTQVGGRHELMFNRQDSDGQLGAASLRILSFDLEECKIYVQTYLVHANCFLDDSNNQFMLTTTFRNDELPTRETCTDYVLIAFVVSVVIVSSVLVLTYHFLRKH; this is encoded by the coding sequence ATGATGAAAAAACGACCGATAATAATTGTGTTATGTGTCCCCTTGCTGACGCTTATGTTGTTTCCAGCTCAAACCAAATGCAACACAACTATATCTCAAACCGTTTTTTCAGCGAATGACTCTGTTATGAATGGTTTGCCGCCTGGTACAAACTTTTCCATATTCTGGATAACTGATACTCAGTACCTTTCCGAAAGCCATCCGACATACTTTACGGATCTTTGTCGATGGATAGTAAACAATGCCAAAAACTACAACGTAAAAATGGTTATTCACACGGGCGACATCGTTCAAGATGAAGACAATCGCACCCAATGGGAAACCGCCAACAAGTCAATGAGTGTTCTGCTCGAAGCGGATCTGCCGTATTGCTGGAACGCAGGAAACCATGACTACGACCAAACATGCTGGATAGGAGATGAATATCTAGCGTTTAATCCTAAGGTTATGGCAACAAAACCGTTCTGGGTTGACGATTATCTGGATGGACAAAATACCGCTGTTCAGTTTAGTGTTGGTGACATGGATTTTTTGGTTGTAAACGTTGAGTACTATTCAAGTGATGACGTTTTGGACTGGGTTAACAAAGTTTTGGATGCTCATGCAAATTGTAGCAGTATTGTCGGGGCTCATGCTTACTTGAACAACACTGGCGGATACGGAGGTGGTGAAATAGACATTTACCCCTGGCAAACTAAATTCAAAGAGGGCGTACTTGATGTTCATAGCAACGTGTTTTTAACGTTAAGTGGGCACTTCCATCCTTCTTCGGGAAGCAGAACACAAGTTGGAGGGCGTCATGAATTAATGTTTAATCGTCAGGACAGTGATGGTCAGTTGGGTGCTGCAAGCCTTAGAATATTATCCTTTGACCTAGAAGAATGCAAAATTTACGTTCAAACATACCTTGTACACGCCAATTGTTTCTTGGATGATTCCAATAATCAGTTTATGTTGACCACAACATTCCGCAACGATGAATTGCCTACAAGAGAAACATGCACCGACTATGTGTTAATAGCATTCGTGGTCTCTGTTGTTATCGTTAGCTCTGTTTTGGTTTTAACTTACCACTTTTTGCGAAAACACTAA
- a CDS encoding molybdopterin-dependent oxidoreductase, whose amino-acid sequence MAVPVYFYTHQNLGPEGTLQLTGTTGNPVNVTVSELKTFPSVTIQVTLTSSSKPQDNGIFNYTGVTLRDILEQTYAVESAKSVYVQAVDGYGTTLTIAEAMDQNTIIAYAKDGVELMSLQNGGEGPARLIIGGDKYAQRWVKGVVAITVS is encoded by the coding sequence ATGGCTGTTCCAGTCTACTTTTACACTCACCAAAACTTGGGACCTGAAGGCACCCTACAACTCACAGGCACAACAGGCAATCCAGTTAACGTTACAGTCAGTGAACTCAAAACGTTTCCGTCAGTAACAATACAAGTTACATTGACCTCAAGTAGCAAACCTCAAGACAACGGCATATTCAATTATACTGGTGTGACGCTTCGAGACATACTTGAACAAACTTACGCGGTTGAAAGCGCTAAATCAGTGTATGTTCAAGCGGTAGACGGCTATGGGACAACGTTAACAATTGCAGAGGCCATGGATCAAAACACGATAATTGCTTATGCTAAAGACGGCGTAGAATTGATGTCATTGCAGAACGGCGGCGAAGGTCCAGCAAGGCTCATAATAGGCGGGGACAAGTACGCGCAAAGATGGGTCAAAGGCGTGGTGGCAATCACAGTTAGCTAA
- a CDS encoding LysR family transcriptional regulator, with the protein MQKLFYETKVWMVNEKREAVFGGGLQKLLEEIDKCKSISGAAENLDMSYRYALHRITISEKRLGQSLVTRRRGGTGGGGSSELTDAGKDLLTRYVNAKAEIAKMLKSLE; encoded by the coding sequence TTGCAGAAGCTGTTTTATGAAACCAAGGTTTGGATGGTTAACGAAAAAAGAGAGGCCGTTTTTGGAGGCGGCCTACAGAAACTCCTAGAAGAAATCGATAAATGCAAATCCATTTCTGGAGCAGCAGAAAACTTAGACATGTCATACAGGTATGCACTTCACAGGATAACCATCTCAGAAAAGCGCCTGGGTCAATCGCTGGTGACTAGAAGACGCGGCGGAACCGGAGGCGGAGGCTCTTCAGAACTGACGGACGCAGGAAAAGATTTGTTGACAAGATATGTCAATGCCAAGGCAGAGATTGCCAAGATGCTGAAAAGTCTAGAGTAA